CAATCATCGATGCGGCGCGCGGGCAAAAGCCATTGTCCGCTCTCATCCGACAGCTCGCGGATAAGCGCGTGGTGTTCATCGGCGAAAATCACGAGCGTTACGACAACCATCTCGATCAACTGAAAATCATTCGCGGGCTGCAGACGCAAGCGCCGGATCGCTGGGTGATCGGAGTGGAGTACGTTCAACGACGCTTTCAACCTTTTCTGGACGAATATATCAACAGGGCGATCAGTGAAGATGAGTTCTTGCGGCGAACCGAATACTTCGATCGATGGGGATACGACTATCGGTTGTATCGCCCGATTTTCCGCTTTGCGAGAGATCACCACATACCTGTCATCGCATTGAATGCCGAACGTGAATTGACGGATGAAGTAGACAAGGATGGTCTGAAAGCTTTGCCTCCAGCCGATCGTGCGCGATTACCGGAGATCGGAAGCGCGAACGCTGCTTACCGCGAGCGATTGCGTAAAGTTTTCGATGAGCATCCGGACACCGGCGATTTCGAGCGCTTTGTTGAAGTGCAGCTGGTCTGGGATGAGACGATGGCGGACACCGCCGCAAACTATCTCGCAGCGCATCCGGACAAATCGATGATCGTTCTGGCAGGAGAAGGACACATCGCTTTCGGCTCCGGCATTCCGGATCGGATCCGGCGCAGACTGCCGGGCATCGCCACAGCTATTCTTCTGCCTGCGGATAAGCCTGACGAGGACTTGGAAGGCGCTGACTACCTGCTTGTTTCGCAGATGCAGACCCTGCCGCCTTCCGGAAAAATGGGTATCACGCTGGATACAACCGGCCCACTCCGCGTAAAAACCGTCGCGCCGGGAAGTGCAGCGGCTCGGGCCGGATTGCAGTCTGGCGACCGCATCGATGCCATTGACAGCCGGCCCGTGCACTCCCTGACCGACTTTCGTCTGGCATTACTCGAGAAGAAACCGGGCCAGCGTGTAAAACTGGGCCTCCAGCGTGGAACGGTTC
The sequence above is drawn from the Terriglobia bacterium genome and encodes:
- a CDS encoding ChaN family lipoprotein, translated to MNWALFSMVVIALVTHPADFTIIDAARGQKPLSALIRQLADKRVVFIGENHERYDNHLDQLKIIRGLQTQAPDRWVIGVEYVQRRFQPFLDEYINRAISEDEFLRRTEYFDRWGYDYRLYRPIFRFARDHHIPVIALNAERELTDEVDKDGLKALPPADRARLPEIGSANAAYRERLRKVFDEHPDTGDFERFVEVQLVWDETMADTAANYLAAHPDKSMIVLAGEGHIAFGSGIPDRIRRRLPGIATAILLPADKPDEDLEGADYLLVSQMQTLPPSGKMGITLDTTGPLRVKTVAPGSAAARAGLQSGDRIDAIDSRPVHSLTDFRLALLEKKPGQRVKLGLQRGTVQLTLQR